Proteins from a genomic interval of Rubinisphaera italica:
- a CDS encoding multiheme c-type cytochrome: MIWSSATLAVSDDETDSPDPVRSSTGHLITDPAKVMGAESCKECHKSEHAAWSASMHAKNFERIDSSSGKKIAAAYGNTKVCQNCHSTPHTETAKFAGAVGVSCESCHSPAGGDEGWFKIHSDYGGKDVKREDETEEHLKERLAKCKAAGMVRPADANILAKNCYSCHIIADEKLLAAGHKTGQSSFDLIPWMQGEVRHNFQVDQSVNADSPSLLMARYGTTTAQRKRKLLVIGKIVELEICLRNLASIDAANLNESYAGRRGWAGRAEDAYEYLDEEIGEAVDNDQIKAALKAVKKIDLGRKFEDQPGAKAAANQLSDIVKSFAEDADADDLAKLDKLVDDLDKPKGTPYTP; the protein is encoded by the coding sequence ATGATTTGGAGCAGTGCGACATTGGCCGTTTCGGATGATGAAACGGATTCACCAGATCCGGTTCGCAGTTCAACAGGTCATCTCATTACCGATCCCGCAAAAGTTATGGGTGCGGAATCCTGTAAAGAATGTCACAAATCGGAACATGCAGCCTGGTCGGCTTCTATGCATGCCAAGAATTTTGAGCGAATCGATTCCAGTTCTGGTAAGAAAATTGCAGCCGCCTACGGAAATACAAAGGTCTGTCAAAACTGCCACTCAACTCCACACACAGAGACCGCTAAATTTGCGGGAGCGGTTGGTGTTTCCTGTGAATCGTGTCACTCTCCCGCTGGCGGTGATGAGGGATGGTTTAAAATCCACTCCGATTACGGTGGAAAAGATGTTAAGCGAGAAGACGAAACCGAGGAGCATCTCAAAGAACGACTCGCCAAATGCAAAGCAGCTGGTATGGTCCGCCCGGCCGATGCCAATATTCTGGCCAAAAACTGTTACTCCTGTCATATCATTGCAGACGAAAAACTTCTGGCGGCTGGACATAAAACAGGACAAAGCAGTTTCGACCTGATTCCCTGGATGCAGGGAGAAGTTCGCCACAACTTCCAGGTCGATCAGTCAGTTAATGCAGATTCACCGTCATTGCTCATGGCTCGATACGGTACTACAACCGCACAACGGAAACGTAAATTACTGGTCATTGGGAAAATTGTGGAACTGGAAATCTGTCTGCGAAATCTGGCTTCCATAGATGCCGCTAATCTCAACGAAAGCTATGCTGGACGTCGCGGATGGGCTGGTCGAGCAGAAGACGCTTACGAATATCTCGATGAGGAAATTGGAGAAGCGGTCGATAACGATCAGATCAAAGCTGCTTTGAAAGCTGTCAAAAAGATCGATCTTGGTCGTAAGTTTGAAGATCAACCCGGAGCAAAAGCTGCCGCCAATCAACTCTCAGATATTGTAAAGTCTTTTGCCGAGGATGCAGATGCAGACGACCTTGCGAAATTGGACAAGTTGGTCGATGATCTCGACAAGCCCAAAGGAACTCCTTATACACCATAG
- a CDS encoding 2Fe-2S iron-sulfur cluster-binding protein yields the protein MQILGVILVALVSVRLLQSIIAAVQSHSNARHRTQRTLQLLDEQIAAVQALRVQRESQQMHWNGYRKFKLSKKIKEARDVCSFYLVPHDGKPLPRYLPGQFVTFRFQVPDPNKGQMKSVVRCYSLSEAPREQYYRITVKRVPPPARTNIPPGLISNYLHDQVNVGDLLDLQAPRGEFSLDPANSKPVVLIGGGVGVTPVLSIANAILESETGNDVWFLYGVRCGEDHAMRDHLRQLEQKHENFHLHVRYSQPGENDLCERDYDTSGHIDINLIKSLVKVTNLDFYICGPPQMMDSIVTGLRDWGVAEDHIHREAFGRATLSKVANKDETQLKHDKLDSKKTLSIQFNRSNRNLTWDGSHNCLLDLALEAGINIDSGCRAGSCGSCEIAVKSGEVGCRVEPGINIDKGSCLACISYPKSELILDA from the coding sequence ATGCAAATTTTAGGTGTCATTCTGGTCGCTTTGGTTTCTGTACGATTATTGCAGTCGATTATTGCTGCAGTACAAAGTCATTCCAATGCGAGACATCGTACGCAACGGACTCTCCAATTGCTGGACGAGCAGATTGCGGCGGTTCAGGCGCTCCGAGTGCAACGTGAATCTCAGCAGATGCACTGGAATGGATATCGAAAGTTCAAGTTGAGTAAAAAGATAAAAGAGGCAAGGGATGTCTGCTCTTTTTATCTGGTCCCTCACGATGGCAAGCCTCTGCCTCGATATCTTCCAGGCCAATTTGTCACCTTCCGCTTTCAAGTGCCAGATCCCAATAAGGGGCAAATGAAATCTGTCGTGCGCTGCTACTCACTCTCGGAAGCCCCGCGAGAGCAGTATTACCGAATTACGGTCAAGCGCGTTCCTCCTCCCGCGAGAACGAATATACCTCCCGGCTTAATTTCTAATTATTTGCACGATCAGGTTAACGTCGGAGACCTACTGGATTTGCAAGCTCCTCGAGGAGAATTTTCACTCGATCCTGCCAATAGTAAACCCGTCGTGCTTATTGGCGGTGGTGTTGGAGTGACACCAGTCCTGAGTATTGCGAATGCCATTCTGGAATCGGAAACTGGTAATGATGTCTGGTTTCTTTACGGTGTCCGCTGCGGCGAAGATCATGCCATGCGAGACCATTTGCGACAACTGGAACAGAAGCACGAGAATTTTCACCTGCATGTCCGTTATAGCCAACCAGGAGAGAATGATCTCTGCGAACGCGATTATGACACATCCGGCCACATCGACATCAATTTGATAAAAAGTCTCGTTAAAGTTACCAATCTGGATTTTTACATCTGCGGTCCACCTCAAATGATGGACTCCATCGTAACTGGCTTACGCGACTGGGGGGTTGCTGAAGATCATATCCATCGGGAAGCATTCGGACGGGCAACTCTCAGTAAGGTCGCCAACAAAGACGAGACTCAACTCAAGCACGATAAGCTGGATTCGAAAAAAACGCTGTCGATTCAATTTAATCGATCAAACCGAAATTTGACATGGGATGGATCACACAATTGTCTTCTGGATCTGGCACTTGAAGCAGGTATCAATATCGACTCAGGCTGTCGTGCAGGCAGTTGTGGTTCCTGTGAGATCGCAGTAAAATCAGGTGAAGTCGGCTGCAGGGTTGAACCTGGTATCAATATCGATAAAGGTTCCTGCCTCGCCTGTATTTCCTATCCCAAAAGCGAACTCATTCTGGATGCCTGA
- a CDS encoding multiheme c-type cytochrome — protein sequence MTSLSHYKTLIRVFACWKAGLCTFVFLLTGSVPAFAQTGGEDSEGLSQQEYSALAQYVVSDKDEVLKQAIDQAHADCFKNDCFPSAKQCAVCHPQHYREWSVSPHAYAQLSPVFNAMSNKLNKLNNGTLGDFCIRCHTPVGMAINEPMNMSNLHRHPTSREGVTCVDCHRINQAWGKGSGRQALVPGDIHQAVYGPIGSRELNKVLSNPDHYGVLKTREEPDVRGRDIHSKSYRFFQLTTPGFCGTCHDVFAPNGFRLEDAFSEFKHSPAALVDGQNCQDCHMGKIPGEAKGYSYGPAAIVGNTATPPRKHSNHMMIGPDYSIIHRGLFPHHLNAIKEKYEVDLIDKATEGVVQETGLATMKQWLYFDDAAGWGKPEFERTVSANRHFPSPWDNPQKRIAARKILNDQYQLLAEATSARLHLLRVGYRLGDVEVLHCDDDHLEFKVPVMNGTTGHGVPTGFDAERLVFLRVHVWDPKGRLVFQSGDLDPNGDVRDSHSLYVHNGELPLDRSLLSLQSRFVTRNIRGGEREQVLNVPYSLDPLPYTRPETRPFTVLGRPQGARKHKQNIEVYGITRGHYELGRHQMQGCGTYTVRVQLIAGMVPVNLVHEISDVGFDYCMSASDVARGVVEGHLVLHECIKQVQVK from the coding sequence ATGACGTCTCTTTCTCATTACAAGACTCTGATTCGCGTATTTGCTTGCTGGAAGGCAGGTTTGTGTACGTTCGTTTTCTTACTGACTGGTTCTGTACCCGCTTTTGCACAGACGGGTGGAGAGGATTCTGAAGGGTTATCGCAGCAGGAATATTCCGCTTTAGCTCAGTATGTCGTCAGCGATAAAGATGAAGTCCTCAAACAGGCGATCGACCAGGCGCATGCCGATTGCTTCAAGAATGATTGCTTCCCCTCTGCGAAGCAATGTGCGGTTTGTCACCCGCAGCATTATCGGGAGTGGTCTGTATCACCTCATGCCTATGCTCAGTTGAGTCCAGTATTCAATGCGATGTCGAATAAATTGAACAAACTCAATAATGGCACTTTGGGAGATTTCTGCATTCGTTGTCATACACCAGTTGGCATGGCGATCAACGAGCCAATGAATATGAGCAATCTGCATCGGCATCCTACTTCCCGGGAAGGTGTGACTTGTGTGGATTGTCATCGGATTAATCAAGCCTGGGGGAAAGGTTCGGGACGACAGGCTTTGGTGCCGGGAGATATTCATCAAGCAGTTTATGGTCCGATTGGCAGTCGGGAATTGAACAAAGTTCTCTCGAATCCCGATCATTACGGCGTCTTGAAAACTCGAGAAGAGCCTGATGTTCGAGGACGCGATATTCACTCCAAATCGTATCGCTTCTTCCAGTTGACGACACCTGGTTTCTGCGGTACGTGTCATGATGTCTTCGCGCCAAACGGCTTCCGGCTTGAAGATGCGTTTTCGGAATTTAAGCATTCCCCTGCTGCTCTGGTCGATGGGCAGAACTGTCAGGATTGCCATATGGGCAAAATTCCTGGGGAGGCAAAGGGGTATTCTTACGGTCCGGCTGCGATTGTCGGGAATACTGCCACCCCGCCCCGTAAGCATTCCAATCACATGATGATCGGGCCGGATTATTCCATCATTCATCGAGGATTGTTTCCACACCACCTGAATGCCATCAAAGAAAAGTACGAAGTCGATTTGATTGACAAGGCGACTGAAGGTGTTGTTCAGGAAACCGGACTCGCCACAATGAAACAATGGCTCTATTTCGATGATGCTGCCGGTTGGGGGAAGCCTGAGTTTGAACGAACGGTTTCAGCAAACAGGCATTTCCCGTCACCCTGGGATAATCCCCAGAAACGAATTGCTGCTCGTAAGATTCTGAACGATCAATATCAATTGCTGGCAGAAGCGACTTCAGCCCGATTACATCTCCTGAGAGTTGGCTATAGGCTGGGCGATGTTGAAGTGCTGCATTGCGATGATGATCATCTTGAATTCAAAGTTCCTGTGATGAACGGCACAACTGGCCACGGTGTGCCAACTGGCTTTGATGCAGAACGGCTTGTATTTTTGCGAGTGCATGTCTGGGATCCCAAAGGACGGCTCGTATTCCAGTCGGGCGATCTCGATCCCAATGGCGATGTTCGCGATAGTCACTCGCTCTATGTCCACAATGGTGAACTTCCATTGGATCGCAGTCTGCTTTCACTTCAGTCTCGCTTTGTCACACGGAATATTCGCGGAGGCGAACGGGAACAGGTGCTCAATGTGCCTTACTCATTAGATCCCCTGCCCTATACGCGGCCGGAAACTCGACCATTTACAGTTCTCGGTCGGCCTCAGGGAGCCAGAAAGCATAAGCAGAATATCGAAGTTTATGGAATCACTCGTGGTCATTATGAACTGGGACGACATCAGATGCAGGGGTGTGGAACATATACGGTTCGAGTGCAATTGATAGCCGGAATGGTTCCCGTCAATCTTGTTCATGAAATCTCAGATGTCGGATTTGACTACTGTATGAGTGCCAGCGATGTGGCTCGAGGTGTCGTTGAAGGGCATCTGGTTTTGCATGAATGCATCAAACAGGTGCAGGTGAAATAG
- a CDS encoding PSD1 and planctomycete cytochrome C domain-containing protein — MLLLTSLWSLSTLNAEDLSPEDVTFFENKIRPVLVKHCYECHSVDSTELGGGLRLDTRDTVMSGGLSGPALVHGKPEESLIIQALRYDGTEMPPEEPLPEAIINDFVNWISRNAPDPRVPQAAPVPKQEKTESDLWSLQPVVDHQVPDVKLVNWPRNDIDRFILARIESTGFSPVEEASPRVLVRRLYYDLIGLPPTLKQVEEFVTDFNSRGQVAVQNIVEELLASPQFGVHWGRHWLDVARYAESNGNDGLSRNPTFPHAWRYRDYVIESFNNDTPYNQFLKEQLAGDLLPAESAEIRDRYLIATGFLALSAKPAKAMNNDFHMDVVADQIDVVGRGLMGISVACARCHDHKFDPIPTRDYYAMAGLFTSSETMWGLAGNEKLTAPPTDLHVLKAAEKVMPPEDFVETVVLLESNTGKPKAIPKPKWEIGTPLAMGVRDNKEPADCKININGDSKKLGEVVPRGFLSACQIDEASHLGIDSATSGRLQLAEWMTHENHPLTSRVMVNRIWQHLFGEGIVRTPDDFGKYGEPPTHPQLLDHLAIRFQKNGWSVKQMIREIILSRTYQLSSNVDSQLLKGDEENKLLARHNRSRLTAEELRDSILLLSGQLDMTPGEGSLIRHRDILVNLAGNLHQPNRHRSVYLCYLRNSPPPELAAFNLPEFTSVTGKRDDSIVPGQALYLYNNSFVIQQAEQFAKILLDSDTTSSERVNLTFEKILCRSPSADEMQASLELIDFTQTETQNELKSWSSFCQSLLMTNEFRYID, encoded by the coding sequence ATGTTGCTACTCACATCGCTGTGGAGTCTCTCAACTCTCAATGCAGAAGACCTCTCTCCGGAAGATGTGACTTTCTTCGAAAACAAAATCCGTCCAGTTCTCGTCAAACATTGTTATGAATGCCACTCAGTTGATTCCACTGAACTGGGTGGCGGCTTAAGGCTCGATACTCGCGATACAGTGATGAGCGGTGGGTTATCTGGACCGGCTCTAGTCCATGGGAAGCCAGAAGAAAGTTTAATCATCCAGGCACTGAGATACGATGGCACAGAAATGCCGCCTGAGGAGCCGCTCCCGGAGGCGATCATCAACGACTTTGTGAATTGGATTTCCCGGAATGCCCCTGATCCGAGAGTTCCTCAGGCGGCTCCAGTTCCTAAGCAAGAGAAAACGGAATCGGATCTCTGGTCGCTGCAACCAGTTGTCGATCACCAAGTCCCAGACGTCAAATTAGTCAATTGGCCTCGGAATGATATCGATCGATTTATACTGGCACGCATTGAATCTACAGGGTTTTCGCCAGTCGAAGAAGCCTCTCCCCGTGTATTGGTTCGTCGCCTCTATTACGATTTAATCGGCTTGCCTCCGACCTTGAAACAGGTCGAGGAATTTGTGACGGACTTTAATAGCCGTGGGCAAGTCGCAGTTCAGAATATCGTTGAAGAATTGCTGGCGAGCCCTCAGTTCGGAGTCCACTGGGGTAGACACTGGCTGGACGTGGCACGTTATGCCGAGTCGAATGGAAATGATGGCTTGAGTCGAAACCCGACTTTTCCTCATGCCTGGCGATATCGTGACTATGTGATTGAATCATTCAATAATGACACGCCTTACAATCAATTTCTGAAAGAACAACTGGCCGGGGATTTACTGCCAGCTGAGAGTGCTGAAATTCGAGACCGATATCTCATCGCGACTGGTTTTCTGGCATTGTCTGCTAAGCCTGCCAAGGCGATGAATAACGATTTTCACATGGATGTCGTCGCCGATCAAATTGATGTTGTTGGACGAGGCTTGATGGGCATCAGTGTTGCCTGTGCCCGGTGTCACGATCACAAATTCGATCCGATACCAACCCGAGACTACTACGCCATGGCAGGCTTATTTACCAGCAGCGAAACAATGTGGGGGCTGGCTGGTAATGAAAAGTTGACAGCTCCACCGACCGACCTGCATGTATTGAAAGCGGCTGAGAAGGTTATGCCACCAGAGGACTTTGTTGAAACTGTCGTGCTGCTGGAGTCGAATACTGGCAAGCCGAAAGCGATTCCGAAACCAAAATGGGAAATCGGAACGCCACTGGCGATGGGCGTTCGAGATAATAAAGAACCGGCTGACTGCAAAATTAATATCAATGGAGATTCCAAAAAGCTTGGCGAGGTTGTTCCACGGGGATTTCTTTCAGCTTGCCAAATTGATGAAGCGTCGCATTTAGGAATTGATTCCGCTACCAGTGGGCGTTTGCAGTTGGCAGAGTGGATGACTCATGAGAATCATCCACTGACTTCCCGTGTGATGGTCAACCGAATCTGGCAGCATCTTTTTGGCGAAGGAATCGTCCGCACTCCAGATGATTTTGGGAAATATGGAGAACCTCCCACGCATCCGCAATTGCTCGACCATCTGGCTATTCGTTTTCAGAAAAATGGCTGGTCAGTCAAGCAAATGATTCGAGAGATCATTTTGAGTCGAACGTACCAGCTGAGTAGCAATGTCGATTCTCAACTTCTCAAAGGGGATGAGGAAAATAAATTACTGGCCCGACACAATCGCAGCAGGCTGACCGCCGAAGAGCTTAGGGACAGCATACTGTTACTCAGTGGTCAACTCGATATGACTCCGGGAGAAGGATCGCTGATTCGTCATCGAGATATATTGGTCAATTTGGCTGGCAACCTCCATCAGCCTAATCGGCATCGCAGTGTTTACCTATGTTATTTGAGAAATTCACCTCCACCAGAACTGGCTGCATTTAATCTGCCAGAGTTCACGTCCGTGACGGGAAAACGAGATGACAGCATTGTCCCAGGTCAGGCATTGTATCTCTACAACAATTCTTTTGTCATTCAACAAGCCGAACAGTTCGCGAAGATTCTTTTGGATTCCGATACAACTTCCTCAGAACGAGTTAATCTTACCTTTGAGAAGATCCTGTGCCGAAGTCCCAGTGCCGATGAAATGCAGGCTTCTCTGGAATTGATCGATTTCACTCAGACAGAAACCCAGAATGAGTTGAAATCATGGAGCAGTTTTTGTCAGTCTTTGTTGATGACGAACGAGTTTCGCTACATTGATTAG
- a CDS encoding DUF1501 domain-containing protein translates to MTHSRRSMLQTVSCGFGYLALQALCGQPAQAESSGRSLSAKTPQLPARAKRVIFLCMSGGPAHMDTFDYKPQTGDKPHPGSAFEFKQYGESGLPISELLPETARHADDLCVINGMHADTTIHAQSFLQLHTGDRLRERPSLGSWITYGLGTENQNLPGFLSFNTSKSSIYSSSFLPSIYNGTPIGVNGESMAQATISNVTSTHLPYSSKEKQLDFVQQMNQQHVLERPGDQQLESVIESMELGFRMQMSAPDLLDLSSETKATLERYRVGQNTEQIGTCKPSDFGRQCLLARRFAEAGVRFIEVNHGSWDQHKNHRRDLTANCNATDAPVAALLEDLKLRGMLDDTLVVWGGEFGRPGITPGNKKDETGHNSRGFTFWMAGAGVKGGYVHGKTDDTGARAVEGKVHFRDLHATMLNALGLPPNDLKYWHAGRDHRLTGPEGGKVVTELFA, encoded by the coding sequence ATGACACATTCTCGTCGAAGCATGTTGCAAACCGTTTCCTGTGGTTTTGGATATCTGGCTTTGCAGGCATTGTGCGGGCAACCCGCTCAGGCTGAGAGTTCGGGAAGAAGTCTTTCTGCGAAGACACCACAATTGCCTGCCCGGGCTAAGCGTGTCATTTTTCTCTGTATGAGTGGCGGGCCGGCTCACATGGACACGTTCGATTACAAACCACAAACCGGTGACAAACCGCATCCCGGCTCCGCGTTTGAATTCAAGCAATATGGGGAAAGCGGTCTCCCGATATCCGAGTTGCTTCCTGAGACCGCTCGTCATGCCGACGACTTGTGCGTGATCAATGGGATGCATGCCGACACGACAATTCATGCCCAGTCCTTCCTGCAACTCCATACGGGAGACCGCCTGCGAGAACGCCCCAGCCTGGGAAGCTGGATCACTTACGGCCTCGGCACAGAGAATCAGAATTTGCCGGGGTTTCTCAGTTTTAACACGTCGAAAAGTTCCATTTATTCCAGTTCGTTTCTCCCCTCGATTTATAATGGGACCCCCATCGGCGTTAACGGCGAAAGTATGGCACAAGCGACCATAAGTAATGTCACCAGTACGCATTTGCCCTATTCGTCAAAAGAAAAGCAGCTCGATTTCGTTCAGCAAATGAATCAACAACATGTGCTTGAGCGTCCGGGGGATCAGCAACTCGAAAGTGTCATCGAATCGATGGAACTCGGCTTCCGCATGCAAATGTCCGCTCCCGATCTGCTCGATTTGAGTTCAGAAACAAAAGCGACTCTGGAGCGTTATCGTGTTGGCCAGAATACAGAACAGATTGGAACCTGCAAGCCCAGCGATTTTGGTCGTCAGTGCCTGTTAGCCAGACGTTTTGCGGAAGCGGGGGTGAGGTTTATCGAAGTGAATCACGGCAGTTGGGATCAGCATAAAAATCATCGTCGCGATTTGACCGCGAATTGCAATGCGACTGACGCCCCTGTCGCCGCACTGCTCGAGGATCTTAAATTACGAGGCATGCTTGATGACACTCTTGTCGTTTGGGGAGGAGAATTCGGACGCCCTGGTATCACACCCGGAAATAAAAAAGATGAAACCGGTCACAACTCTCGTGGTTTCACCTTCTGGATGGCTGGAGCGGGTGTCAAAGGGGGGTACGTTCATGGAAAGACCGATGATACAGGAGCGAGGGCGGTCGAAGGAAAAGTCCACTTCCGTGACCTGCATGCAACGATGCTGAATGCTTTAGGATTACCACCAAACGACTTGAAATACTGGCACGCCGGTCGAGACCATCGTCTGACTGGTCCAGAAGGTGGCAAGGTTGTGACGGAACTGTTTGCCTAA
- a CDS encoding sulfatase, with amino-acid sequence MKSCHAFLLLITLVCVSANELLAKKTSEQKRPPNVLFIAVDDLACTLGCYGDLIAKTPNIDRLAASGVCFLRAYNQLPLCNPTRASIMTGLRPDTIKVYDLDRHFRDEVPDVVTLPQAFQNAGYFAARVGKIYHYNVPAAIGTDGFDDPPSWNQTVNPKGRDKAEEALIYNAEPHRKISGALSWLAAEGEDTEQTDGMIASEAIKLMQERQKEPFFLGVGFFRPHTPYVAPKKYFDMYPVETLRLPFAPQGDRDDIPTAAFAHNCPVPNYNLDEATLLKATQAYYACVSFIDAQVGRLLNALDALELTDNTIVVFWSDHGYHLGEHNGVWQKRTLFEQGARAPLIIRNPSSKGSGPCQRIVEFVDLYPTLTELAGIQSPEGLEGRSLSPLLNDPLSDWEGYAITQVLRPADDRLPEQVMGCSIRTERYRFTEWGEGKYGSELYDHHADPGEFNNLAIQPDVQSKTIMEKLRPLLRARASGKTPKVPVNPERL; translated from the coding sequence ATGAAATCTTGTCACGCTTTTCTGTTGTTGATCACCTTAGTTTGTGTCTCTGCGAACGAACTTCTGGCAAAGAAGACGAGCGAACAAAAGCGTCCACCTAATGTGCTGTTTATCGCGGTCGATGATCTGGCCTGTACGCTGGGATGTTATGGAGATCTGATTGCAAAAACCCCGAATATTGATCGACTGGCGGCCAGTGGAGTCTGTTTTCTGAGGGCCTATAATCAACTTCCGTTGTGCAATCCGACTCGGGCCTCGATCATGACGGGCTTACGGCCCGATACCATTAAGGTTTACGATCTCGATCGACATTTTCGAGATGAAGTTCCGGATGTGGTCACCCTGCCCCAAGCCTTTCAAAACGCCGGATATTTTGCGGCTCGGGTTGGAAAAATCTATCACTACAATGTCCCAGCCGCTATTGGGACAGATGGCTTTGATGATCCGCCATCCTGGAATCAAACGGTCAATCCGAAAGGTCGGGATAAAGCTGAGGAAGCTTTAATCTATAATGCGGAACCACATCGAAAAATCAGTGGAGCTTTGAGCTGGCTGGCAGCTGAAGGAGAGGACACCGAGCAAACCGATGGAATGATTGCGTCCGAAGCGATCAAGCTCATGCAGGAAAGGCAAAAGGAACCTTTCTTCCTGGGGGTTGGCTTCTTTCGGCCTCACACGCCTTATGTCGCTCCCAAAAAGTATTTTGACATGTACCCGGTGGAGACGCTTCGGCTCCCTTTTGCACCTCAAGGGGACCGTGACGATATCCCCACTGCTGCATTCGCGCACAATTGCCCGGTTCCTAATTACAACCTTGATGAAGCAACTTTATTAAAGGCGACTCAGGCTTATTATGCCTGTGTCAGTTTTATTGATGCTCAGGTCGGGCGATTGTTAAATGCACTCGATGCACTCGAGTTGACTGACAATACAATTGTCGTTTTCTGGAGTGATCACGGTTATCATCTCGGTGAACACAATGGCGTTTGGCAGAAACGAACTCTGTTTGAACAGGGAGCAAGAGCTCCATTAATCATCCGAAATCCTTCTTCAAAAGGCAGCGGACCTTGCCAGCGAATTGTGGAATTTGTTGATCTCTATCCAACATTAACGGAACTGGCAGGAATACAATCTCCAGAAGGACTGGAAGGTCGAAGTTTGAGCCCTTTATTGAATGATCCACTTTCTGACTGGGAGGGTTATGCGATCACACAGGTTTTGCGGCCAGCCGATGATCGGCTCCCGGAGCAAGTCATGGGATGCAGTATTCGAACGGAACGATATCGTTTTACAGAATGGGGAGAAGGCAAATACGGCTCTGAACTTTACGATCATCATGCCGATCCGGGAGAATTCAATAATCTGGCGATTCAACCAGATGTTCAATCGAAGACAATTATGGAGAAACTTCGTCCGTTATTGCGAGCACGAGCCTCTGGGAAAACTCCGAAAGTGCCTGTCAATCCAGAACGTCTTTGA